The Kocuria sp. TGY1127_2 genome includes a window with the following:
- a CDS encoding ATP-binding protein, which yields MKSTRQLIKELRASGSESTEVEVKSGLHGFPKSAVETMSSFANGTGGTILFGLTDKTFRPVKGFDAQRVHDAVSNAVRAKLTPHPAVELSVEEFEGARVVRADVEELPYFDKPCFVASKGAYGGSYIRIGEGDHKLSEYEVTQLRDNRVQPGYDREAVENGNQETLNAQAVDNLLEKACERTPAAFSGVEPRIALKRLNVTHESTRRARPTLAGLLALGVYPQEFFPQLNVTFVAVPGTSLGEVDAGGVAFTDNQSFNGPIPTLITASVEAVRRNSNRAAIITGAGRRDVYDFPDVAVREAMTNALMHRDYSPYARGIQVQMELYSDRLEIRNPGGLYGGIRVEELGRVFTSSSRNAALAKLLEEVEMPRTGTSVCENRGSGIARMAFAMEQAGKPSPEFRVTPTSVTVILRLAPVPSASSVPHSQLRTEAQGRTRIALNADSHEQQLIELMARRSAPITSQRIQDALCLSQSAANRLLKRMIDAGQVLPTAPPRSHRRRYLLADGVRGSSDGNARRIIGGKVRP from the coding sequence ATGAAGAGCACTAGACAGCTCATCAAGGAACTCAGGGCATCGGGCTCGGAATCGACCGAGGTCGAGGTCAAATCCGGCCTCCATGGCTTTCCCAAGTCTGCCGTGGAGACAATGAGTTCGTTCGCGAACGGAACCGGCGGAACCATTCTCTTCGGTCTCACCGACAAGACGTTCCGCCCCGTCAAAGGCTTCGACGCGCAACGCGTTCACGACGCGGTGTCCAATGCGGTCAGGGCGAAGCTCACGCCGCATCCAGCCGTCGAGCTCTCGGTTGAGGAATTCGAGGGCGCCAGAGTCGTCAGAGCCGATGTCGAGGAGCTTCCGTACTTCGACAAGCCCTGTTTCGTGGCCAGCAAAGGAGCGTACGGGGGCTCGTATATACGGATCGGCGAAGGCGACCACAAGCTCTCGGAGTACGAGGTCACGCAATTGCGCGACAATCGCGTGCAACCCGGCTACGACCGGGAAGCCGTGGAAAATGGGAACCAAGAAACGCTCAATGCCCAAGCCGTCGACAACCTTCTCGAGAAAGCCTGCGAGCGTACCCCCGCCGCCTTCAGTGGGGTCGAACCCCGGATTGCTCTCAAGAGGCTCAACGTCACGCACGAATCCACACGTCGGGCCCGGCCGACGCTCGCTGGCCTCTTGGCTCTTGGGGTATATCCCCAAGAGTTCTTTCCCCAGCTCAATGTAACGTTCGTGGCGGTTCCGGGGACATCGCTCGGGGAGGTGGATGCGGGCGGCGTCGCTTTCACGGACAACCAGTCGTTCAACGGGCCCATTCCGACGTTGATCACCGCCTCGGTAGAGGCTGTGCGGCGAAATTCGAATCGAGCGGCGATCATCACGGGGGCGGGCCGGAGGGATGTTTACGACTTTCCCGACGTCGCCGTCCGAGAAGCCATGACCAACGCCCTCATGCATCGGGATTACAGCCCGTATGCTCGCGGAATACAGGTCCAGATGGAGCTCTATTCGGATCGTCTGGAAATCCGCAATCCCGGGGGCTTGTACGGCGGGATTCGAGTCGAGGAGCTAGGGCGTGTTTTCACATCGTCGTCGCGTAACGCGGCCCTGGCGAAATTGCTCGAAGAAGTCGAGATGCCCCGAACCGGGACGTCGGTCTGTGAAAATCGTGGGTCAGGTATCGCCCGCATGGCGTTTGCGATGGAACAAGCTGGCAAGCCATCCCCGGAGTTCCGCGTGACACCAACCTCCGTGACCGTGATACTGCGCTTGGCGCCGGTTCCTTCCGCGAGTTCCGTACCCCACTCGCAGCTGCGCACGGAAGCACAGGGGCGCACCCGGATAGCGCTCAACGCCGATTCACATGAGCAGCAGCTCATTGAACTCATGGCCCGGCGAAGCGCACCGATCACGAGTCAACGTATTCAGGACGCTCTGTGCCTCTCGCAGTCCGCAGCCAACCGTCTCCTGAAGAGGATGATCGACGCGGGTCAGGTCCTGCCGACTGCCCCGCCCCGCAGTCACCGCAGAAGGTACCTGCTCGCGGACGGGGTAAGGGGCAGCTCGGATGGGAACGCGCGACGAATTATTGGCGGGAAAGTACGGCCTTGA
- the pgm gene encoding phosphoglucomutase (alpha-D-glucose-1,6-bisphosphate-dependent), whose amino-acid sequence MANRAGTPAQPQDLVDLKELTDAYYSVVPDSGDPDQRVSFGTSGHRGSSFKASFNEAHIAAITQAIVEYRAGQGYKGPLYMGRDTHALSGPAQETALEVLAGNEVHVLVDSNDGYVPTPSLSHAILTHNAKPSAERADGIVITPSHNPPTDGGFKYNPPHGGPADSDATSWIADRANELLENDLAGVKRLPLARAKAADTTGRFDFMTSYVSALPEVIDLEAIRDSGLRIGADPMGSAAVEYWITISERFGLNMTVVNPEVDPRWSFMTLDWDEKIRMDCSSPNAMASLIASRDKYDIATGNDADSDRHGIVTPDEGLMNPNHYLAVAIDYLYSHRPDWPGAAGVGKTLVSSSVIDKVAASLNRPLVEVPVGFKFFVAGLMDGSLGFGGEESAGASFLRKDGSVWTTDKDGIILALLAAEMTAVTGKTPSQRYAELTEDFGSPSYARIDAPANREQKAKLKKLSAADVTATELAGEAITATLTEAPGNGEPIGGLKVVTENAWFAARPSGTEDVYKIYAESFKGDEHLAEVQKEAKALVDGALS is encoded by the coding sequence TCAACCACAAGACCTTGTCGATCTCAAGGAATTGACCGACGCCTACTACTCGGTGGTCCCGGACTCGGGAGACCCCGACCAGCGTGTCTCATTCGGCACGTCAGGCCATCGCGGAAGTTCTTTCAAAGCGTCGTTCAATGAGGCTCATATCGCAGCGATCACCCAGGCGATTGTCGAGTATCGAGCCGGTCAGGGCTACAAGGGTCCTCTCTACATGGGTCGTGACACCCATGCGCTGTCCGGTCCCGCCCAAGAGACTGCTTTGGAAGTTCTGGCAGGCAATGAGGTCCACGTCTTAGTGGATTCCAACGACGGCTACGTTCCCACTCCGTCCCTGTCCCACGCGATACTGACGCACAACGCCAAGCCTTCGGCGGAGCGTGCGGACGGCATCGTCATCACCCCGAGCCACAACCCACCCACAGACGGCGGTTTCAAATACAATCCACCGCACGGTGGGCCTGCGGATTCGGACGCGACCTCGTGGATTGCGGACCGCGCGAACGAGCTCCTCGAGAACGATCTCGCGGGCGTCAAGAGGCTGCCGCTGGCCCGGGCCAAAGCTGCGGACACGACCGGGCGCTTCGATTTCATGACCTCCTACGTCTCGGCACTGCCCGAGGTCATCGACCTCGAAGCGATCCGCGATTCGGGGTTGCGCATCGGTGCCGACCCCATGGGCTCGGCCGCCGTCGAGTACTGGATCACCATCTCGGAGCGATTCGGCCTCAACATGACCGTCGTGAATCCCGAGGTCGATCCCAGATGGTCGTTCATGACCTTGGATTGGGACGAGAAAATCCGCATGGACTGCTCGTCGCCCAATGCCATGGCTTCCCTGATTGCCTCGCGGGACAAGTACGACATAGCGACCGGCAACGACGCCGATTCTGACCGGCACGGAATCGTCACCCCGGATGAAGGGCTGATGAACCCCAATCACTACCTCGCGGTCGCCATCGACTATCTGTACAGCCACCGACCGGACTGGCCGGGGGCCGCAGGGGTCGGCAAGACCCTGGTTTCCTCATCCGTCATCGACAAGGTCGCCGCATCCCTGAACCGCCCCTTGGTCGAAGTTCCCGTGGGCTTCAAATTCTTCGTCGCAGGCCTCATGGACGGTTCTCTGGGCTTCGGCGGCGAGGAATCTGCCGGTGCTTCCTTCCTGAGAAAAGACGGCTCGGTCTGGACAACGGACAAGGACGGGATCATCCTGGCCCTGCTGGCGGCGGAGATGACGGCGGTTACCGGCAAGACCCCGTCTCAGCGTTACGCGGAGCTGACGGAGGATTTCGGTTCGCCCAGCTACGCGCGCATCGACGCGCCCGCGAACAGAGAGCAAAAGGCAAAGCTCAAGAAACTTTCCGCCGCGGACGTCACCGCAACCGAGCTCGCAGGAGAGGCCATCACTGCGACTTTGACCGAGGCACCTGGAAATGGAGAACCGATCGGCGGCCTGAAAGTCGTCACGGAAAACGCGTGGTTCGCTGCCCGCCCATCAGGAACCGAGGACGTCTACAAGATCTACGCGGAATCTTTCAAGGGAGACGAGCATTTGGCCGAGGTCCAAAAGGAAGCCAAGGCCCTGGTCGACGGAGCCCTCAGCTAA